Proteins encoded together in one Amblyomma americanum isolate KBUSLIRL-KWMA chromosome 1, ASM5285725v1, whole genome shotgun sequence window:
- the LOC144115318 gene encoding pancreatic lipase-related protein 2-like isoform X2, with translation MVLGSQTSVPTLLVAFLSMGALLVNAAPQESPFGLGALFQPKVQTNPRLSTSSPIGDAARYLDSSAKVFDSVIPGQFAEKLLPKFDDKSDQVCYEYVGCFSNQDKLTLPTSFPSDPSAVDTKFELYSRSNRRSPVRLDYRPSTRLGRLAQFDKPKPLKLIVHGFLENGKVSWIQDIKDAFLDAEDCNVIIIDWSGGAQLLSYIKAAGNTALVGREASLLVQRLIETHRNTLSVDQVHIVGFSLGGQIAGFFGRHFKHTTGKLVPRITALDPAGPLFDNTSVCLSDKDARFVDAIHTSGGEAIVVGELGIERPVGHVDFYPNGGKMQPGCKPLDIPCDHFRATAYFLESLRNKQCRFVSEPCPGGFRALLQKKCQPRGQRGLMGYFSDTVAGRGVQTLITNAKSQYCKS, from the exons ATGGTGTTAGGTAGTCAAACGAGCG TGCCCACGCTTCTGGTGGCATTTCTCTCCATGGGCGCACTTCTGGTGAATGCTGCGCCTCAGGAGTCGCCGTTTGGATTAGGAGCCCTG TTCCAACCCAAAGTGCAAACAAACCCTCGATTATCAACGAGCTCACCAATAGGCGACGCCGCTCGCTACCTGGACTCATCGGCTAAAGTTTTCGACTCCGTCATTCCGGGACAGTTTGCGGAAAAGCTGCTTCCGAAG TTCGACGACAAGAGCGACCAGGTGTGCTACGAGTACGTGGGCTGCTTCAGCAACCAGGACAAGCTCACGCTCCCCACCTCGTTCCCCAGCGACCCGTCTGCGGTGGACACGAAGTTCGAGCTGTACTCGCGCTCGAACCGGCGCTCGCCAGTGAGGCTCGACTACCGACCCAGCACGAGGCTGGGCCGCCTCGCCCAGTTCGACAAGCCCAAGCCGCTCAAGCTCATCGTGCACGGCTTCCTCGAGAACGGAAAAGTGAGCTGGATCCAGGACATCAAGGACGCCTTCCTCGACGCG GAGGACTGCAACGTGATAATCATCGACTGGAGCGGCGGTGCGCAGCTGCTGAGCTACATCAAGGCAGCCGGCAACACGGCGCTGGTGGGCCGCGAGGCGTCGCTGCTCGTGCAGCGGCTCATTGAGACGCACCGCAACACGCTGAGCGTCGACCAGGTGCACATCGTAGGCTTCAGCCTGGGAGGACAGATCGCCGGCTTCTTCGGCCGCCACTTCAAGCACACCACGGGAAAGCTCGTCCCGCGCATCACCG CGCTGGACCCCGCCGGGCCGCTGTTCGACAACACGAGCGTGTGCCTCTCTGATAAGGACGCCCGCTTCGTGGACGCAATCCACACGAGCGGAGGCGAGGCGATCGTGGTGGGCGAACTGGGCATCGAGAGGCCCGTCGGCCACGTCGACTTCTACCCCAACGGTGGAAAGATGCAGCCCGGATGCAAGCCGCTCG ATATTCCGTGTGACCACTTCCGGGCGACGGCCTACTTCCTCGAGTCCCTGCGCAACAAGCAGTGCCGCTTCGTGTCCGAACCGTGCCCCGGAGGGTTCCGGGCGCTCTTGCAGAAGAAGTGCCAGCCGCGTGGACAACGTGGCCTCATGGGCTACTTCAGCGACACGGTGGCCGGAAGGGGCGTGCAGACGCTCATCACGAACGCAAAGTCCCAGTACTGCAAGTCGTAA
- the LOC144115318 gene encoding pancreatic lipase-related protein 2-like isoform X1 gives MVLGSQTSVPTLLVAFLSMGALLVNAAPQESPFGLGALGNAFRSIGIGRLSSLSTRTLQAFQPKVQTNPRLSTSSPIGDAARYLDSSAKVFDSVIPGQFAEKLLPKFDDKSDQVCYEYVGCFSNQDKLTLPTSFPSDPSAVDTKFELYSRSNRRSPVRLDYRPSTRLGRLAQFDKPKPLKLIVHGFLENGKVSWIQDIKDAFLDAEDCNVIIIDWSGGAQLLSYIKAAGNTALVGREASLLVQRLIETHRNTLSVDQVHIVGFSLGGQIAGFFGRHFKHTTGKLVPRITALDPAGPLFDNTSVCLSDKDARFVDAIHTSGGEAIVVGELGIERPVGHVDFYPNGGKMQPGCKPLDIPCDHFRATAYFLESLRNKQCRFVSEPCPGGFRALLQKKCQPRGQRGLMGYFSDTVAGRGVQTLITNAKSQYCKS, from the exons ATGGTGTTAGGTAGTCAAACGAGCG TGCCCACGCTTCTGGTGGCATTTCTCTCCATGGGCGCACTTCTGGTGAATGCTGCGCCTCAGGAGTCGCCGTTTGGATTAGGAGCCCTG GGTAACGCGTTTCGCTCCATTGGCATTGGTCGGCTGTCGTCGCTGTCCACGAGAACGCTGCAAGCG TTCCAACCCAAAGTGCAAACAAACCCTCGATTATCAACGAGCTCACCAATAGGCGACGCCGCTCGCTACCTGGACTCATCGGCTAAAGTTTTCGACTCCGTCATTCCGGGACAGTTTGCGGAAAAGCTGCTTCCGAAG TTCGACGACAAGAGCGACCAGGTGTGCTACGAGTACGTGGGCTGCTTCAGCAACCAGGACAAGCTCACGCTCCCCACCTCGTTCCCCAGCGACCCGTCTGCGGTGGACACGAAGTTCGAGCTGTACTCGCGCTCGAACCGGCGCTCGCCAGTGAGGCTCGACTACCGACCCAGCACGAGGCTGGGCCGCCTCGCCCAGTTCGACAAGCCCAAGCCGCTCAAGCTCATCGTGCACGGCTTCCTCGAGAACGGAAAAGTGAGCTGGATCCAGGACATCAAGGACGCCTTCCTCGACGCG GAGGACTGCAACGTGATAATCATCGACTGGAGCGGCGGTGCGCAGCTGCTGAGCTACATCAAGGCAGCCGGCAACACGGCGCTGGTGGGCCGCGAGGCGTCGCTGCTCGTGCAGCGGCTCATTGAGACGCACCGCAACACGCTGAGCGTCGACCAGGTGCACATCGTAGGCTTCAGCCTGGGAGGACAGATCGCCGGCTTCTTCGGCCGCCACTTCAAGCACACCACGGGAAAGCTCGTCCCGCGCATCACCG CGCTGGACCCCGCCGGGCCGCTGTTCGACAACACGAGCGTGTGCCTCTCTGATAAGGACGCCCGCTTCGTGGACGCAATCCACACGAGCGGAGGCGAGGCGATCGTGGTGGGCGAACTGGGCATCGAGAGGCCCGTCGGCCACGTCGACTTCTACCCCAACGGTGGAAAGATGCAGCCCGGATGCAAGCCGCTCG ATATTCCGTGTGACCACTTCCGGGCGACGGCCTACTTCCTCGAGTCCCTGCGCAACAAGCAGTGCCGCTTCGTGTCCGAACCGTGCCCCGGAGGGTTCCGGGCGCTCTTGCAGAAGAAGTGCCAGCCGCGTGGACAACGTGGCCTCATGGGCTACTTCAGCGACACGGTGGCCGGAAGGGGCGTGCAGACGCTCATCACGAACGCAAAGTCCCAGTACTGCAAGTCGTAA